A stretch of Prunus dulcis chromosome 6, ALMONDv2, whole genome shotgun sequence DNA encodes these proteins:
- the LOC117631623 gene encoding fatty acyl-CoA reductase 3-like, which yields MELESILGYLQNKTILVTGATGFLGMVFVEKILRVQPDVKRLYLLLRASDTKSATDRMHDQIIGKELFRVLKDKWGTDFDSFIAEKVVAVPGDVTFDDLGVKEIKLREEMCNGIEIILNSAGTTNFDERYDIALSVNTFGVQHVLSLAKKCLKLEMLLHVSTAYVCGERAGLILEDSSCMDGMEKEITKFDFKVQEMKLVEEKLNELKAQDATEQVITTTMKDIGIERAKLYGWPNTYVFTKAMGEIFLGESKDHLPIVIIRPSVITSSYKEPFPGWVQGFRTIDSVIAGYCKGKLTCLLVDPMSVLDMIPVDMVVHSMIVAMVANANKSSSTIYHVGSSLRNPINFLNIHSFIFRYFTKNPWIDKDGKPVKVGKGKIFKTMATFRMYMQIRFMLPLEGLKFVNKAFGGSFQDLYVNYSQKLKLMMRLVELYEPYMLFKGIFDDNNAEELRRITRERFVDAEAFNFDARCIDWEDYIMHTHIPGLQKYVMMK from the exons ATGGAGTTGGAGAGCATACTAGGATATCTTCAAAACAAGACCATCTTAGTAACTGGAGCCACTGGCTTCCTTGGAATGG TATTTGTGGAGAAAATACTAAGGGTTCAACCAGATGTGAAAAGGCTTTATCTTCTGTTAAGAGCTTCGGATACCAAGTCAGCCACAGACCGCATGCATGATCag ATAATAGGGAAGGAGTTGTTTAGGGTTCTCAAAGACAAATGGGGCACAGATTTTGATTCTTTCATAGCAGAAAAAGTTGTGGCTGTTCCAGGAGACGTAACTTTTGATGACCTGGGAGTGAAAGAGATCAAGTTGAGAGAAGAAATGTGCAATGGAATTGAAATCATACTTAATTCTGCAGGAACCACCAACTTTGATGAAAG ATATGATATTGCATTGAGCGTCAATACATTTGGAGTTCAGCACGTACTGAGCTTGGCAAAGAAATGTCTCAAACTAGAGATGCTGCTCCACGTGTCAACTG CTTATGTATGTGGTGAAAGGGCAGGACTTATACTAGAGGACTCATCTTGCATGGATGGGATGGAAAAGGAGATCActaaatttgatttcaaagtGCAAGAGATGAAATTAGTGGAAGAGAAACTGAATGAACTAAAAGCACAGGATGCGACAGAACAAGTTATTACCACCACAATGAAGGATATTGGCATTGAAAG GGCTAAATTGTATGGATGGCCAAACACCTACGTATTTACAAAGGCGATGGGAGAAATATTTCTAGGCGAATCAAAAGATCATTTACCCATTGTCATTATACGTCCTAGCGTGATCACCAGTAGTTACAAAGAGCCATTTCCAGGCTGGGTTCAAGGTTTCAG AACCATTGACAGCGTAATTGCTGGTTATTGTAAAGGAAAACTGACATGTCTACTTGTGGACCCTATGTCAGTTCTTGATATG ATTCCTGTTGACATGGTGGTACATTCAATGATTGTAGCAATGGTGGCTAATGCAAATAAATCTTCTAGCACCATTTACCATGTGGGAAGCTCTTTGAGAAATCCTATCAATTTCCTTAATATTCACAGTTTTATCTTCCGATACTTCACAAAAAATCCATGGATTGACAAGGATGGAAAGCCTGTCAAGGTTGGCAAGGGTAAAATATTCAAGACTATGGCTACTTTTCGCATGTATATGCAAATTCGCTTCATGCTACCTTTGGAG GGTTTAAAGTTTGTGAACAAAGCATTTGGCGGATCTTTCCAAGATTTGTATGTTAACTATAGTCAGAAACTCAAATTGATGATGCGCTTGGTAGAGCTATATGAACCTTATATGCTATTCAAGGGCAT CTTTGATGACAACAATGCTGAGGAATTGCGAAGGATAACAAGGGAGAGGTTCGTTGATGCAGAAGCTTTCAATTTTGATGCAAGATGCATTGATTGGGAAGACTACATTATGCACACTCACATTCCTGGTCTCCAAAAATATGTTATGATGAAATGA